A window of Gossypium raimondii isolate GPD5lz chromosome 7, ASM2569854v1, whole genome shotgun sequence genomic DNA:
aaaagaaaaaaattaaattgctccaaacgaaaaaatatggggaccgattgtataaattaacctagaattttgtttgaaatgatgatttaacgtacacATCGCCATCATTACATTAATGTAAACTAACGGCAagcagtgactaaaatgtaacctttgaatcaaacaaaagtgactattttggtagtttacccttaaaaaacaaaaaattacattcataaaaaatcacaataaacactaaactaaacacaaacAATTTATAACCTAACCATAAATTACTTGACAAAatgactttaaaataatttaaaaaacaaaaaaattacattcataaAACTCACAAAACACTAAGTAAACACAAACAATATATAACCTaataataaattactaacaaaataactataaaataatttaaaaacaaaaacaaaaatttacattcataaaaaattacaaaatactaaactaaacacaaacaatttataataattaataacaaaaaaaacaacataaataaaataactaatccctttaaattaaaaaaaaaccattaattaCTAACAAACataccttttttctttctttcttttttctcgttcctctcctttctttccctctttttttCTCCCTGTTGAAACCCTTCTACAAGGGGACCATGGTTATAAGGTCCCTCATCCTCATTTTTTTCCCTTGGACGGGACTAAACACTATAAATTTACAGTGCACAGTCACTTATAGAGCGGATGGCTCACTGGCACCAATGCTGCCTATCAAGGAGGCGTGACTTGTGCCGCCAGTCCATGTGGCACCACTTGCGAGCGAGCAGGTCGTATTTCAACTGTATTTCgggttttttaaaattgtgGTGCTGCCTATGAGAGATGCAccactaataaaataatattttttttaaataaaaaaaattaggaaaaaaatggTGGTGCCAGGCACCACCGCTACTAACATaccattttggtatttaatCCTACTGACATATCGTTttggtccttttttttttacattattcaGGTAAAAAGCTTTAACCTTACAAcaattttcttttgtctttcattttttttagaagAAATTGATTAATTCTGAAATAGAGTATATTGAGATAAACCTTACACTATTAATTAAATTCCTAATTATAAATACGTAAACTTAAGGGTACATTACCTAGTTGACCACTCAATTTTTAGGGTACTTGCATTTTGGCCATCCAACCATTAAATCTCTAACGATAGTTAACTTGTACACGCTATATCAtattcacattttcattttggtcactcaacttctaagttgttttcattttggttaccTAGAAAGtatcttttttaatattggtcaagataaaaatattaaagattaaagTAAAAAGCGgttgaaactaaaataatgctttaaaatggtcaaattgtACTTTGTTTATCTCCTTGCTGAaagttttaaattcttttttttcatattgaatttttaagttttaaaacatcaaaataaattaaataagttattgaaattttttatcctTGGATACTCTCAACCGATGGTGATTTGCTAttataatagtgaaattaattaaattaattaatttagtctcattttaaatcttaaaatattatttatgtttccAAATTGGCATCaactcaaataaatcatctttaATAATTGTACATGAAAcccaaatttcttttgattatatgatcTCGAGGCTTTCATATTGagctaaaaacaaagaaaaatccttataattaattaaaattgtctTCCATGCCAaataaaactcataattttttcatcattttgtcACCCAAACGAAGAATAagcaattaatttaatcaattgcAATGACTTTTCTATGCTTTTAGTCTGGTAAAAAGATTTgagattatataataaaaaatttttaagtttcagagacaattattaaatatgagttatcgagttgatttcattaataataatatggaaacataaaataaaataaatttaaaagggattaatttaattaatttcaatattacaaTAACAAATCAATTTACATCATCAatggataatttttttcaacatttaatttaaatgatgttttgaaatttgaaatctaaaatttcaatattgaaaaaattagaattttaggCAATAtgataaacaagtacaatttaataaattttaatgcattattttagtttctacaaCTTTTACTTTAATCGTTAATTTTTTACCCtaataatactttaaaaaatgattttttttgtgactaaaataaaaacgaCCTAGAAGTTGGGTAAcccaaataaaagtataaacaTGATGTGGCATGTACAGTTATAACGGTTGtgtgaataaaatgaaatgagtGACAAAATTGTAAGGATTTCATGTTTGGTGACTAAAAATGAAAGAACTCTAAAAATCGAGTGACCAACTAAGCAGTTTATCCGTAGACTTAAACATTAGGCAGTAGGGAAGGAGAAAAAGCCGCAGCTGGCAACaactattctttttttttctttgcttaacGAAAATGAAGGGAATTGATTAGAACAGGAATGGTGGTTTGGTATGAAAAATGAAGATCCGGAagcaataaataatgaaattattgatTATGGAATGGGTGGTAGTAAGGAAACACGTACGGATCTGCAATTCAATGATTACATTATGTGATTAATTTGCAAGTAAACTAATCATAAGAAATCTCAGCTGCTCCACCAAGAAATCAAGAAACTTGGCTCCGTCGCCCTCGCTGTTCTCATTGTGaccattatattattataataatgttGGAGATTTACGGGAGAAGGAAGGGATGTTGCTGAATTCATGGACGCATGTTTAGGGGTCACTTCCCAATTTCCAGTGGAGTTTTGTTTTCACTAGAAATTCCATTGTCACATTAATTTCACCCGCAAGAAACAATTGAAGGCCTTCTACGCTTTCTTACATAATACATTGCGTCCAAAACAACTTTAGCTTGCTGCTTCTTTGTTGGTGAGATTAATTATAAACATCTGGCAATAatgttgaattatttatttgtctTGGAACATCAACCCACGTCTCTTCTTCAAATCAATATTATATATgcatgattttcttttattcatcaattttaattaatatatataactacacaactaaaattaaatattagtatgAAGCTTAATAATAATGGGATGGTGGTATTTAAGTTTAactatttcttttgattttattttattaatttagtaaaatgtaCTCCTTAATTTATGACTTTTTGTtgttataaagagaaaataaaatattttttaattcttaattaaatttaaaggtaTTTAGGTTTTCCAATTTAGTATATTAGAGTTcttgaattttctaaaaatatattctttctaCGTATGCATAACATTAACTAGGGTATATGTATGCATAAATTAGTATTCGGTTGCTTACTGTTTTGGCCAGCTCAAGAATATTCCGTTTCTTTTACCATGAATTTCccagtaaaatatatatatcaaaaatgGGGGTAGGGGTAGGACGACTCTTCAACCCTCCAATGTATAAATTGGTTGTTGTTTTCTGAATTCAACCCCCTCGGCAACCCACATTTCGCATCTCCCTGTGCTAACCGCAGGGGTTGCTCTGAAATTACGATAGCcgattttaattaatacattagGGACCCTTCTTCTTGTCTCCTTGTTCGGTGGAGGAAATATCAGGTACATTAATGGCATCCATCTCAAGGGACAAGAAGAAGGCTCCTCATGATGATCACAATAGCTTGGCCACGCCTCACAAAAGAAAACGATCCGCCGCGCTCAACGTCATCAAGGTGGCGCTTTACATGTTGCGTCTCAAATCAAGCAAATCCAAATCGGTTCAGGCTAATATGGTTCCCAAGGTTTCTTGGAAGAGGCTTCTAGGGTCAATGCGTCCGATGCATTTACAAAGCAACCAATCACCGCCCCCTACTATCGAGGCCAAACCTGGGTTCATGCTTGAGCCGGAGTTCATACCCGTAAGTCAACCAACAGAGGAAGCTATTGCGACGGCTCCCTGGTCTCCAATGGCTTCGTCCGATTCATCTTTCATGAGCCAGTACGAGTCACCTTTGAATCAAGAGATTCATGTTATGGAACCTAGTGAAGAGGAAAGCTGGTTCGATGATGATGGCGGCGACGAGATGATTGATGCCAAAGCTGAAGAGTTCATCGCTCAGTTTTACCAACAAATAAGGCTTCAAAACTTGATGAATCAATGAAatcctccccccccccccaaaaaaaaaaaaaaatatatatatatatattggtcaATAACGTATTGACGGCATTCGATTTGCATGCATGCACGTTGGGCTATTGGggttatgttttattatttaatttttggtattGGTTGCAAAGGGAAACAACACAGGCGCAAGGTGTTTAGATTGTAGTAAAAAAAGGGAGTGCTATCGTGTCTCGTGATTTAAGTTTCAGTATCGAAGCGGGATGAGATAATTTTCCATAGATAGTAGGACGTTTTCGATTCAATTGGTGCACGATATCAGTAACATCATTCAGCttacaaatttattatattgcTTTGGTCCAGGTTTTCCCATTGTGAGATCACATTGAtctgaaatttcatttttttttcgtaTTCACATTGTAAAAGCGTCTGATATTATGATAATGCTAACTAATAGCACAAGAAaaaatcttcttctttttttatcattatttttcatGTTGTAAATTTCTTAACACTCTAGTTCACAGGATTGTACTTGAACTAACATCATGAAATTATGGCTGGTCCAGGGCCGAGTAAAGCGGGCTAAATTAAACCAAGAGACTGATATCGCTTTTACTTGTAGGAAGAAAATGCAGCGGCATCCAAAAACAAGGCTCCCTTACTTCTTTTAATATGATCATCATCTTTTGTCGTTTATTGTTTGGCAAAACACCTTCACTACAGATCATTAACACCGCACTTCCACCCGTAACCAAAACAATGGAGTTTAAAATTCAGTGGTCATTTGTGAGTAAACTTGTTCGCCTTTTGTGCGTGATTTAACGTAGAAGAGATTGTGAGAGAGTTTTTGAAACTATAGTTTTTAGGAGGGTGAATTTTGTTGGTAAAAAATCTTTCCGGTTACTTTCAATTTCGATATTGAGTAAATTggtcttaatttaatttctgaTAATTTCGAATTTGAGCAACTAAGGACAATGAATTACAATATTAATGTTTTTCATCAATGGATggtgaaaaaaattatgtggTTGAAAGTCAAGAACTGACAAGTCTTGCTAGTCCAGAAACACAAATCAATTACCGTGTATAAATACAAGTCAAGAATACTTTAAGACTACAGAGACACATATCCAAGTATCAAAGACGagaaaaacttcaaaatctttagttctcacttttcttttatatatagtcaCAAAGTTCTAATTgtaaaatcttttatcattcttgtaatacctaaattttacccggccctttaataaataaaaataaaataaaaaaagtccagtttttttttacaaagcGAATCCAAAACAAATAATTGGCCCAGAATTCATGGCCCAAATCGAAATAAATCAGAGGCCCAAATCTAGTGGCCCAAAACAGTggtagaaaccctagggtttctggggAGAACTCACGCCGCAGCCACCTAGTCTGCAAGATCCGCAAGATCCGCACGAGCCACGTCCATACCTGCACATCAAGAAAGAAATAAACagtatatggaaagaaaaatccAAAGATTGCGAATCAAGATTGATATGAACAGATTTACTTtctatgttattattttattgtggctataaaaaagccattGATACACTGTAAAGAGAGGATCCAAAATaatcaataagaaaaataattattttcacagcAAAAAGACAGTTCAACATCGAGAGAGCAAAAATCGATCTAAGGttgacatttattttttttctttttctttaaatctacagtttttttataatatatttctatCTATATacgaagaaaataaatagaaaaaagaaagggaCAACATCCGTTGGAACTCAGATCGCCACAGACGAccagaaaccgaaaggtttcttgaAGATTTAGGGCTTTTGCATCGGTATTTTGAAAGTCTCGGGGTTGGATTTGGGTTTAGTGGTTTCGAAAGGCATGGATCgaaaaaattttcttctccggCCACCGCAGATGGCGGTGCCGTCGCCGGAGGCCAGTGGCCGGCGCGGTGGCCGATGACCGGCTGATGATCGGCCGATGCCGGACCCAGGCCGGTTGAGCTGGGGCGAGAGAGCTTAtttgaaaggttttttttttttgttattttttttaaagggaaTGGAATGTTTCATTGAAccaattttggcttaaatagccaatTGAAAACAGCGTCGTTTAGGCATGGGTCGACCCGACTCCGACCCGGCCtaagatccgcgtgtttttgagcaGAGGGTCAAATTGCGCTTTTAGTCCCTCCGCCTTTTAAAGTTTTTACAATtaggtttcttttatttttttaatttatccatttaatttttcttcgatttcaatttaatcctatttgaacgacgccgttttggaggAGAAGGGATAATTTCCTTTCCAGCCCCTCTGAATTATTAGCGTGTTCAACAGGGTCCTCTAGTCTTCAATTATTTACGAATTTACCCCAAATTTTTGTCTACAgttcaatttactttttttattttctttattctttaattaattaataatgtaattattttttatatatatgtttttttcaaaaatctatatatgtatatatttattatttttatatgtgcaCATgcgtatataatttttttctaacaaatatttttttatatttatatatatatacgtatatatttattttttaaaatgctcaaatatattccttttacacatattttataataaatatgtttatatatatatttctttctataaaattatatataatttgttatataaattctatagcccaaattttatatgtaaatccatgtgtatttttttaatttcaatatatatattttgtaccttttttttctttatattttttgtttatttccttcatttgtttattgatttatgttttttttatattttgttcatttatttgatactttgcacgtcatggattattgtttttatatatattcatttcgtttatttatttgtttatattatttctatgtcattgttgtatttgttattgtgccatttatacatacaatataacattacatcatctttttactcaaatttaaaaatagaacttttcaaaatagagataatgctcgtatttaggatttttaagaaaattgagccctagcgtattgggttccaattttcttcgttaaatctgaCAATCGAGAATTTCTCtttgatcaaaaataaaatgaaaaagcttgttgttgggaatttaatatgttgtgtcctaacgcattggatgtgacgtattgatttttcgagacaaagattttttaaaaatatatatattaataaaggaaatattcaatgtttgggatgTTAAGAAATTGTGCCATAACGTATTGGACTGTGGTTTcgtcataaatcttaaacaattgaatattcttttaaattttatcacacaaatCTTTTGAACAAACTCAtctagaagaaataaaatatcgtgccctaacgtattgggtgtgatgttttctatttcaaaatgagggagtcttaataaataatttaatttaattaaggatcatatttttaactctcgacgttaagacattaattaatcaatttggtactaATTTTTGagcgttacaagggtgctaattCTTCCTCGAACGTAACTAACTcccaaacccgtttttctaaaaactcgtagaccaaagtcgttttaggtgatccaatcacacctcaataaaagattggtggcgactccaaattttcatcgacaactaatttttgtttttttccaaaaaataaaaatagttttgacagcttggcgactccgctggggacttcttttttaaaaaaataagagagtcgagccacaaagttgattaattttttgtcttatggtcgaaaaaataaatttaaaaaaaaattcatgatatccttttgcattcattattttcttgcttaattgatttaagtattgtttgcattacacattacatgagttaaatgattttacccttttaagtgggagtgagaaactattccttcgtgaggttttaaCCTCCGTATAgaatagtggatcgctttcggagtacatcggtacctatgccttcgtgagattttgatctccgtatagtcatagggaaaatgtattcccctgaaccaaacttgatctatatgagcctataatgggtgaagattgaggaatctgctggttcgggtacctttgccctagaagctgaacttcatatagtgaaccttaggaatccaccttaAGTAGAACTATACTGAATCCTAGTAGATATCTGATTAggtgttttactatttcttgattatattttatgtttttctatgatactgactttttgtgttttattttgattgcaagacatgacatttcatttcattataaaagacGTCGGTTCATagtcagttgctagatagaaagcttatcatggaaaaagggtttcttgataaagtgaagGATAACgcggctgtccgaacttggtctgaaatgACACAGTAAgagaaaggtgatagtttggctgacGGACATGTATCGGAACTGTGGGATTTTACTcgcatcagtgtaactcaaaacaatttgcaaaagttgaaggaaatctgggatcagtggaatgaCGGGGTTAGacagttattttataataattatggggatttgtcttatttgcttgatgtgaaggtagacaagcatttgtttcGAGCCTTCGCCCAGTTTTGAAATCCTGCTTACAGCTGCTTCACATTTGGGAAGGttgatttggtgcctacgatagaagaatatgtggctttactccgatgttcaaagtttcaagtggacaaGGTCTACTCGAGAGCGATAAATGTACCAACCTTTTCGAAGAAGCTGATGAATGTAAcggggatgagtgagcagtgggttgcaACACGGATTAAGTAAAAAGGGGATAGTAAGTGCATTCCATGGAAAAGTTTGAAAGATTTAATTCTAACGCACCCAGATGTGAGGAAGAGGTTAGACGTCTTTGCTTTGAGTATATATGGTTTAGTTGtcttctccaaaactttggggCTTGTTGATGAAGCAGTCACCAATTTATTTGACCGGCTTGATAAGAAGGTTACATCGATTCTGGCGAATCTAGCAGAAACTTTTAGatcattgagtgcatgccgaaaGGCGGGTGAGGGTAGATTCATTAGATGTGCACAGCTCCTACTcgcatggtttcacagtcacttttggaaggttgatTGGGTTTCGTATagggttttctctgaaaattactAGTCACTAAAGGAGATTATAGCCACACCGAGGAGAGACGACATTTCAGATGAgaagtggatggcaattcttcaaaatcttcatgAGGAGGACGTCGAGTGGAGGGCTCCTTGGctgcttccagatgagatcttgtataggtgtggtaatttcgattgggttccactgcttggaatttggggagctgttggatATACCCCATTGTTAGTGCTAAGgcagtataggtcaaggcaattcatacctgcgacccaaggaatagctgattgtgaattttcatacAGGGATGATGGTTATaaaaagaagattcaagagatgtctAGCGCATGGAAAcagactcgccgaatgaagaggttagcggtgggtccgatgacaactcctgagtataatgaatggtgggttaggaGAATCAACGACAATATACCCAAGATAAGTCAGGAAAATAACCAATCAATAGAGGAATATTTACGGGTTGTCCCTgctgagttggaaatcataagacaagattttgaaagaagaaatacAGAGTTAGAAAAAAAGATAGAACAAgtagaagaagagaagatgaaCTTAAGATTAGACATAGATGTTCAAAAGCTCGAAactgagaaattaaaaaaagggaaaaacaagGTTGAAAAGGAGTTGGATAGTTTGAAGACAGATTATAAAAAGTTGTGGCTGTTATTGAACACTGCCGGGTTGGGAAATACTTTAGAACCGTGGCGAGCagaaatttaagaagaaaacGACAAAGCCGATAGATAGGAACGAAAATTCCAAGAGATGCAGATGCGAAATaaggctttagaaaagagtttgtcagataGCCAAAGCGAAAAGGTGAATTAAAGGATAGAGTGACTAagttggaaagatctcttcgTCAGTATCAAAATCGAAATTCCGcaatagagttgaaagcaagcttaGGCAAGATTGATGAAATGAAGGAAAGAATAGAAGAGCTAGAAATGGCGCTGTAAAATTGTGAGATCCGGATCAAACACTTGGAAGCAAATGAAAgtcgtaataatgaacagctCCACTACTTTCAGAATCAAGTTAGGAGCAGAGATCATATTATggaggaagctgtggtccagattcgagaagtagctgatcacaTGCAGACTTTGGCAGTATAGGCTGACATGCTGAGTGTGAAatatgaattagaatcggatcgggggcaagagttagctttgttacttaggaATATTAGAATTCTAAGTAATAGGACAAagctttatttgtaattcaatttatgtaaaaaaaatttaatttctagtaaagttttcttaaatggaattgaatcaaaattgacgcctttttgtatccatttcatgcattgcatttgcttcatatgcattaaaaaatattaaaagattctaattaatttaaatcactcatcaattaatctggaaaccaaccaacctacaaacaccgctacggtactcgataAAAAACTAAGGACATTGACCAAAGAATGGAAAAGCTAGAACAGTTCTAAAAGGAGATGTAGGAtcagcttcaacaacaaatgaatgaacaacttgagaaaattcagctaaaaatgatggataaaatgatggaatctcaagggagtatgatggctcaaTTAACTCAGTTGTTAACCGgaggaactgataaaggaaagggctcTATGCTCAATGCTGAAGAAGGAGATAGTGAGGGCCCTGTTTATCCTCCAGACTTTACCTCTCAGCATGGTGAAGTATATCCACGTAAATCCTTTGTCACCATCAAGCCTCAGCAGTTTCAGGCCGGTGCTGTAACACCAATAAATTTTCAGGCTGGATCAGGTTCTAATCCTAGAGATAACCTTGTCAATCCTGCTATCTCTGACTTCGATGAAACAGCTGGAAAAGAGAAGATGAATGATGAATTACCAAAACAACTagaagaaaagtataaatggctgaaagaaaattttagagcGATGGAAAGTACTAAGAGCTACCATGGGATTGACGCTAAAGAATTAAGTTTGGTtccggatttagtactcccttacaaattcaaaatgcctgaGTTTGATAAAtacaatggaactagtagccctgaagctcatattaccatgttttgtaggcggatgactgggtatgttaataACGACCAGTTGCTGATAAattgtttccaggatagcctcacgggggcagcatccaagtggtacaatcaactgagtcgtaccaagattaattcatggagagatttagCATAGGCATTCATAAAGCAGTACAATCACGTAACCGACATGatacctgatagaatcactctacaaaacatggaaaagaagcccggtgaaagttttaggcaatacacATAAAGGTGGAGTGAAGttgccgtccaagttcagccatttcttctagaaagagagatgatcATGCTTTTCGTTAACACGTTGAAGGCCCCATTTATCACaaatatgttaggaagtgccacaaaaagtttttctgacatagttatgaatggtgaaatgatagaaaatgctatcagaagtgGAAAGATTGTTGCtggagaaagtagcagaaggtcggcctcgaagaagaaagaaaataaggtcAACAACACTAGTTCATATAACAAGGGATATTCAAACACGATTACGGTGAATCGGCCGGGAAAAGTGGCTGTTAACTAACAAGGATCATCAAAACAGGGATCTAACACGAGACAAAATACGGAGAAGTTTCAATTTACGCCAATTTCAATGTCGTATAGGGAGCTGTATCAGAATCTATACAATGCACACGTAGTTTCCCCTTACTACTTGAAACCTCtacagcctccgtaccccaagtgGTACGATCCAAACGCACAATTCGATTATCACAAAGGAATCATGGGGCATTCCATAAAACATTGTACGACGTTTAAAAAGCTGGTTGAAAGACTTATAGGCATCGGCATtgttaaattggatgattcgCCTAGTGCAGAGAATCCATTACCTAATCATAATGGAGTGAACATGATATTGCAGAAGTGAAAATTCCTTTGAGATGGGTCTGGAAGAAGATGGTAGAAAGGGggttatttgttttgaattcaGAGAGAAGCTTTGAAGGGGTGGAAAACTACTATGAGTTCCATCATGAGGAGGGTCATGAGATTCAAGAAtgtacagaattcagagccttggttcaaggcATGATGGATGACAAGAAAATAGAGTTTTACAAAGAAGTTAAAGAGGAAGGGAGTATCTGCACATCCGAATCCACGAAGGTTCCAAGAGTAGCGCAGCCTGTGGTCATTATTTCGCGACCAAAGAATGATGAAGTGAGAATTCCAGCAATGCCAaggatcataataaagaaacctgcaaTCTTTTCTTACCAAGATAGTAGGAAGGTTCGGTGGAACTACGAGTGCAATACAACTGTCCCTGGAAAGGAGACTACAAAGGACCAGGGTGTGAGTGCCGATCCAGAACCTGTGAAAGGAAGGACCGTAACAgtggaaaaaaatggaaaatagcTGAGCCTGTGTTATCTATCAATAAGCCAGTGAAAGAGGAAGAAGTTGTGGAATTCCTTAAATTTTTGaagcatagtgagtataatgtcatcgaacagttgcataaacaaccgaCTCGCATATCTGTACTAGCCTTACTCTTGAATTCAGAAGTGGACCGAAGTGCGTTGATGAAGGTGCTGAACGAGACCTATATGGACAACGATATTTCTGTCGGC
This region includes:
- the LOC105794717 gene encoding uncharacterized protein LOC105794717, giving the protein MASISRDKKKAPHDDHNSLATPHKRKRSAALNVIKVALYMLRLKSSKSKSVQANMVPKVSWKRLLGSMRPMHLQSNQSPPPTIEAKPGFMLEPEFIPVSQPTEEAIATAPWSPMASSDSSFMSQYESPLNQEIHVMEPSEEESWFDDDGGDEMIDAKAEEFIAQFYQQIRLQNLMNQ